From the genome of Lagopus muta isolate bLagMut1 chromosome 22, bLagMut1 primary, whole genome shotgun sequence, one region includes:
- the TMPRSS13 gene encoding transmembrane protease serine 13 isoform X4, which yields MEGKISPTTASPSSLHASTASSIFSIRPPQPRENVLGISFKPYSPDSIPAPVPCAACESTRSSMFRAPCMSQRRLALIFCVSVLIVLIVALILLFMFWRSQTGIVYKEPAETCKDNPVRCDGVVDCSQRSDELGCVRFSSDQSLLHVYSSAESQWLPVCSSTWDESFSRKTCRQLGFQNASQTEYIPLHISGKSLTVTDERDTIQQSLNSSQCLTGKFVSLRCTSKRAVQQGVRTRAACGQRISGRIIGGKETSVSKWPWQVSVQYGPVHICGGTIIDAQWVLTAAHCFFMNSMKILDDWKVYGGVSDLKQPMEGIPVSQVIINSNYSDDHDDYDIALMKLSRPLTLSAQVRPACLPMHGQRFQTGRSCFITGFGKTRENEALQKVCEKQQLAPSYSGGPRLALPDGSSCLADNTSPKLREAEVKLIDYKICNSDKVYEGYLTPRMMCAGYLQGGKDACQGDSGGPLVCEDNGRWYVAGVTSWGTGCGQKNKPGVYTRVTKLLGWIYSKMESENN from the exons ATGGAAGGGAAAATCTCTCCG ACCACGGCATCGCCCAGCTCCCTCCATGcctccacagccagcagcatcttcagcatCCGGCCCCCGCAGCCTCGGGAGAACGTCCTCGGCATCAGCTTCAAGCCCTACAGCCCCGATTCCATCCCGGCCCCGGTCCCGTGCGCAGCCTGTGAGAGCACAC GATCCTCCATGTTCAGAGCTCCCTGCATGAGCCAGCGGCGGCTCGCGCTCATCTTCTGCGTCTCCGTCCTCATCGTGCTGATCGTCGCCCTCATCCTGCTGT TTATGTTCTGGCGGTCGCAGACCGGCATCGTGTACAAGGAGCCCGCCGAGACCTGCAAGGACAACCCCGTGCGCTGTGACGGCGTGGTGGACTGCTCCCAGAGGAGCGACGAGCTGGGCTGCG tgcGGTTCAGCTCCGACCAGTCCTTGCTCCACGTTTACTCCAGCGCTGAGAGCCAGTGGCTGCCGGtgtgcagcagcacctgggACGAGTCCTTCTCTAGAAAGACCTGCCGGCAGCTGGGCTTCCAGAA CGCGTCGCAGACAGAATACATCCCCCTGCACATCTCTGGCAAGAGCCTCACGGTGACGGATGAGCGGGACACCATCCAGCAGAGCCTCAACAG ctcccagtgTCTGACAGGGAAATTCGTCTCCCTGCGGTGTACAAGTAAGCGGGCTGTCCAGCAAGGCGTGAGGACGAGGGCAG CTTGTGGGCAGAGGATTTCAGGCCGAATCATCGGAGGGAAGGAAACCTCGGTGAGCAAATGGCCCTGGCAGGTCAGCGTGCAGTACGGGCCTGTCCACATCTGCGGCGGCACCATCATCGATGCGCAGTGGGTGCTCACCGCCGCGCACTGCTTCTTCAT GAACAGCATGAAGATCCTCGATGACTGGAAGGTGTACGGCGGGGTGTCAGACCTCAAGCAGCCCATGGAGGGCATCCCCGTCTCCCAGGTCATCATCAACTCCAACTACAGCGATGACCATGATGACTATGACATTGCTCTCATGAAGCTCTCCCGACCGCTGACGCTCTCAG CTCAGGTTCgacctgcctgcctccccatgCACGGCCAGCGGTTCCAGACCGGCAGGTCCTGCTTCATCACCGGCTTTGGGAAGACCAGGGAGAACGAag ctctgcagaaggtgtgcgagaagcagcagcttgctcCCTCCTACAGCGGGGGGCCGAGGCTGGCCCTGCCCGACGGCTCCTCCTGCCTTGCAGATAACACCTCCCCAAAGCTGAGGGAGGCAGAAGTCAAACTCATCGACTACAAGATCTGCAACAGTGACAAGGTGTACGAGGGCTACCTGACCCCGCGCATGATGTGCGCTGGGTACCTGCAGGGGGGGAAGGATGCGTGCCAG GGGGACAGCGGGGGGCCCCTGGTGTGTGAGGACAACGGCCGCTGGTACGTGGCTGGCGTGACGAGCTGGGGGACAGGATGCGGCCAGAAGAACAAGCCTGGGGTTTACACGCGTGTGACGAAACTCCTTGGCTGGATCTACAGCAAAATGGAG AGCGAGAACAACTGA
- the IL10RA gene encoding interleukin-10 receptor subunit alpha has product MALCAALALCVALLLAQTAHGELRLKPTRVRFVAEMVHHLLQWEPGRDAPSDVRYDVEHKIYGTDSPWTAIPNCMKIRGHSCDLTYYTLDPSLRYYARVRAVLGNHTSDWKRTNAFSPQEASLRLSGHSLAVMDNSIHVKLQLLLRAGNRTVKYEDIQKHARRYRVYIRRAQDNQTYEVWETASDFHIHNLFWNTEYCISVEPDVASRHIPATRTAEQCVTIGHRDRSAELIPIAVSSFAIVLFLLGILGALLVCMYLKKPMRPPSVLKSFIKQSSLWMEQETSSSGSTDAVQQLFLCQKEPQHHSALSTTGTAQPPAEKSSLLPAWPKEQAAGSRDSSCTSTDSGICLHSSSSSSSSSSSSELSHSENRGYKQQLPVGDDSGVGLESPVGNLMEATHGAEPDFCPTTGQDSPQEVEFRGYLQQSKGMVELRQGQADGGTLWACAGAPWGPAGTDTVLDMGCTELPVSKGYLKQSSPECPRSHTPTVAAPGSPMLTCGAPLASKASPELLKIPLDLDNFDTDLMGMLPLISSLSSDEWLTVQTNPLSMLSRDSKDSRL; this is encoded by the exons ATGGCCCTCTGCGCTGCcctggccctgtgtgtggctcTGCTGCTCGCTCAGACAGCACATG GTGAGCTGCGGTTAAAGCCCACGCGTGTGCGCTTCGTGGCGGAGATGGTGCACCACCTGCTGCAGTGGGAGCCAGGCCGTGATGCTCCAAGCGACGTCCGCTATGACGTGGAGCACAAAAT CTATGGCACCGACAGCCCCTGGACCGCCATCCCGAATTGCATGAAGATCCGTGGGCACAGCTGTGACCTCACCTACTACACCCTGGATCCCTCCCTGCGCTACTATGCCCGGGTGCGAGCTGTGCTTGGGAACCACACATCTGACTGGAAAAGGACCAATGCCTTCTCCCCACAAGAAG CCAGCCTGCGCCTGTCTGGCCACAGCCTGGCCGTGATGGACAACAGCATCCAtgtgaagctgcagctgctgctccggGCAGGGAACCGCACTGTGAAATATGAGGACATCCAGAAGCACGCGAGGCGGTACCGGGTGTACATCCGGAGGGCGCAGGACAACCAGACG TACGAAGTGTGGGAGACCGCCTCAGATTTccacatccacaacctcttctGGAACACTGAGTACTGCATCAGTGTGGAGCCCGACGTGGCCAGCCGGCACATCCCTGCCACACGCACCGCTGAGCAGTGCGTCACCATTGGCCACAGAGACA GAAGTGCAGAACTCATCCCGATCGCTGTCAGCTCCTTTGCCATTGTCCTCTTCCTTCTGGGCATCCTGGGGGCTCTGCTGGTCTGCATGTACCTAAAGAAACCCATGAGGCCACCATCTGTCCTG AAGTCCTTCATAAAGCAGAGCTCGCTGTGGATGGAACAGGAGACCTCATCCTCGGGGAGCACagatgcagtgcagcagctgttccTGTGCCAGAAGGAGCCCCAGCACCACAGTGCCCTCAGCACCACAGGCACAGCCCAGCCaccagcagagaagagcagtctgctgccagcatggcccaaggagcaggcagcagggagcagggacagcagctgcaccagcacagaCAGTGGCATCTGCCTGCattcttcctcctcatcctcatcttcatcctcctcctccgAGCTGAGCCACTCTGAGAACCGTGGctacaagcagcagctgcctgttgGCGATGACAGTGGTGTGGGCTTGGAGAGCCCTGTTGGAAACCTCATGGAAGCTACACATGGAGCAGAGCCTGACTTCTGCCCCACCACCGGGCAGGATAGCCCACAAGAGGTGGAGTTCCGTGGGTACCTGCAGCAATCCAAGGGCATGGTGGAGCTGAGGCAGGGGCAAGCTGATGGGGGGACACTCTGGGCCTGTGCAGGAGCCCCTTGGGGCCCAGCTGGCACTGACACTGTGCTGGATATGGGCTGCACGGAACTGCCGGTGTCCAAAGGGTACCTGAAGCAGTCCTCTCCTGAGTGTCCGCGCAGCCACACTCCAACCGTTGCTGCCCCAGGGTCCCCTATGCTGACCTGTGGGGCTCCCCTGGCCTCCAAGGCCAGCCCTGAGCTTCTGAAAATCCCCCTTGACCTGGACAACTTCGACACTGACCTGATGGGGATGCTACCCCTCATCTCCAGCCTCAGCTCCGACGAGTGGCTCACAGTGCAAACCAACCCGCTGAGCATGCTCAGCAGGGACAGCAAGGACAGCCGCCTGTGA
- the TMPRSS13 gene encoding transmembrane protease serine 13 isoform X3: MFRAPCMSQRRLALIFCVSVLIVLIVALILLFMFWRSQTGIVYKEPAETCKDNPVRCDGVVDCSQRSDELGCVRFSSDQSLLHVYSSAESQWLPVCSSTWDESFSRKTCRQLGFQNASQTEYIPLHISGKSLTVTDERDTIQQSLNSSQCLTGKFVSLRCTTCGQRISGRIIGGKETSVSKWPWQVSVQYGPVHICGGTIIDAQWVLTAAHCFFMNSMKILDDWKVYGGVSDLKQPMEGIPVSQVIINSNYSDDHDDYDIALMKLSRPLTLSAQVRPACLPMHGQRFQTGRSCFITGFGKTRENEALQKVCEKQQLAPSYSGGPRLALPDGSSCLADNTSPKLREAEVKLIDYKICNSDKVYEGYLTPRMMCAGYLQGGKDACQGDSGGPLVCEDNGRWYVAGVTSWGTGCGQKNKPGVYTRVTKLLGWIYSKMESENN; the protein is encoded by the exons ATGTTCAGAGCTCCCTGCATGAGCCAGCGGCGGCTCGCGCTCATCTTCTGCGTCTCCGTCCTCATCGTGCTGATCGTCGCCCTCATCCTGCTGT TTATGTTCTGGCGGTCGCAGACCGGCATCGTGTACAAGGAGCCCGCCGAGACCTGCAAGGACAACCCCGTGCGCTGTGACGGCGTGGTGGACTGCTCCCAGAGGAGCGACGAGCTGGGCTGCG tgcGGTTCAGCTCCGACCAGTCCTTGCTCCACGTTTACTCCAGCGCTGAGAGCCAGTGGCTGCCGGtgtgcagcagcacctgggACGAGTCCTTCTCTAGAAAGACCTGCCGGCAGCTGGGCTTCCAGAA CGCGTCGCAGACAGAATACATCCCCCTGCACATCTCTGGCAAGAGCCTCACGGTGACGGATGAGCGGGACACCATCCAGCAGAGCCTCAACAG ctcccagtgTCTGACAGGGAAATTCGTCTCCCTGCGGTGTACAA CTTGTGGGCAGAGGATTTCAGGCCGAATCATCGGAGGGAAGGAAACCTCGGTGAGCAAATGGCCCTGGCAGGTCAGCGTGCAGTACGGGCCTGTCCACATCTGCGGCGGCACCATCATCGATGCGCAGTGGGTGCTCACCGCCGCGCACTGCTTCTTCAT GAACAGCATGAAGATCCTCGATGACTGGAAGGTGTACGGCGGGGTGTCAGACCTCAAGCAGCCCATGGAGGGCATCCCCGTCTCCCAGGTCATCATCAACTCCAACTACAGCGATGACCATGATGACTATGACATTGCTCTCATGAAGCTCTCCCGACCGCTGACGCTCTCAG CTCAGGTTCgacctgcctgcctccccatgCACGGCCAGCGGTTCCAGACCGGCAGGTCCTGCTTCATCACCGGCTTTGGGAAGACCAGGGAGAACGAag ctctgcagaaggtgtgcgagaagcagcagcttgctcCCTCCTACAGCGGGGGGCCGAGGCTGGCCCTGCCCGACGGCTCCTCCTGCCTTGCAGATAACACCTCCCCAAAGCTGAGGGAGGCAGAAGTCAAACTCATCGACTACAAGATCTGCAACAGTGACAAGGTGTACGAGGGCTACCTGACCCCGCGCATGATGTGCGCTGGGTACCTGCAGGGGGGGAAGGATGCGTGCCAG GGGGACAGCGGGGGGCCCCTGGTGTGTGAGGACAACGGCCGCTGGTACGTGGCTGGCGTGACGAGCTGGGGGACAGGATGCGGCCAGAAGAACAAGCCTGGGGTTTACACGCGTGTGACGAAACTCCTTGGCTGGATCTACAGCAAAATGGAG AGCGAGAACAACTGA
- the TMPRSS13 gene encoding transmembrane protease serine 13 isoform X2, translating into MEGKISPTTASPSSLHASTASSIFSIRPPQPRENVLGISFKPYSPDSIPAPVPCAACESTRSSMFRAPCMSQRRLALIFCVSVLIVLIVALILLFMFWRSQTGIVYKEPAETCKDNPVRCDGVVDCSQRSDELGCVRFSSDQSLLHVYSSAESQWLPVCSSTWDESFSRKTCRQLGFQNASQTEYIPLHISGKSLTVTDERDTIQQSLNSSQCLTGKFVSLRCTTCGQRISGRIIGGKETSVSKWPWQVSVQYGPVHICGGTIIDAQWVLTAAHCFFMNSMKILDDWKVYGGVSDLKQPMEGIPVSQVIINSNYSDDHDDYDIALMKLSRPLTLSAQVRPACLPMHGQRFQTGRSCFITGFGKTRENEDNTSPKLREAEVKLIDYKICNSDKVYEGYLTPRMMCAGYLQGGKDACQGDSGGPLVCEDNGRWYVAGVTSWGTGCGQKNKPGVYTRVTKLLGWIYSKMESENN; encoded by the exons ATGGAAGGGAAAATCTCTCCG ACCACGGCATCGCCCAGCTCCCTCCATGcctccacagccagcagcatcttcagcatCCGGCCCCCGCAGCCTCGGGAGAACGTCCTCGGCATCAGCTTCAAGCCCTACAGCCCCGATTCCATCCCGGCCCCGGTCCCGTGCGCAGCCTGTGAGAGCACAC GATCCTCCATGTTCAGAGCTCCCTGCATGAGCCAGCGGCGGCTCGCGCTCATCTTCTGCGTCTCCGTCCTCATCGTGCTGATCGTCGCCCTCATCCTGCTGT TTATGTTCTGGCGGTCGCAGACCGGCATCGTGTACAAGGAGCCCGCCGAGACCTGCAAGGACAACCCCGTGCGCTGTGACGGCGTGGTGGACTGCTCCCAGAGGAGCGACGAGCTGGGCTGCG tgcGGTTCAGCTCCGACCAGTCCTTGCTCCACGTTTACTCCAGCGCTGAGAGCCAGTGGCTGCCGGtgtgcagcagcacctgggACGAGTCCTTCTCTAGAAAGACCTGCCGGCAGCTGGGCTTCCAGAA CGCGTCGCAGACAGAATACATCCCCCTGCACATCTCTGGCAAGAGCCTCACGGTGACGGATGAGCGGGACACCATCCAGCAGAGCCTCAACAG ctcccagtgTCTGACAGGGAAATTCGTCTCCCTGCGGTGTACAA CTTGTGGGCAGAGGATTTCAGGCCGAATCATCGGAGGGAAGGAAACCTCGGTGAGCAAATGGCCCTGGCAGGTCAGCGTGCAGTACGGGCCTGTCCACATCTGCGGCGGCACCATCATCGATGCGCAGTGGGTGCTCACCGCCGCGCACTGCTTCTTCAT GAACAGCATGAAGATCCTCGATGACTGGAAGGTGTACGGCGGGGTGTCAGACCTCAAGCAGCCCATGGAGGGCATCCCCGTCTCCCAGGTCATCATCAACTCCAACTACAGCGATGACCATGATGACTATGACATTGCTCTCATGAAGCTCTCCCGACCGCTGACGCTCTCAG CTCAGGTTCgacctgcctgcctccccatgCACGGCCAGCGGTTCCAGACCGGCAGGTCCTGCTTCATCACCGGCTTTGGGAAGACCAGGGAGAACGAag ATAACACCTCCCCAAAGCTGAGGGAGGCAGAAGTCAAACTCATCGACTACAAGATCTGCAACAGTGACAAGGTGTACGAGGGCTACCTGACCCCGCGCATGATGTGCGCTGGGTACCTGCAGGGGGGGAAGGATGCGTGCCAG GGGGACAGCGGGGGGCCCCTGGTGTGTGAGGACAACGGCCGCTGGTACGTGGCTGGCGTGACGAGCTGGGGGACAGGATGCGGCCAGAAGAACAAGCCTGGGGTTTACACGCGTGTGACGAAACTCCTTGGCTGGATCTACAGCAAAATGGAG AGCGAGAACAACTGA
- the LOC125703537 gene encoding uncharacterized protein LOC125703537 has product MALQGSSSRSGADTGVPAAQRCQHPARTSHPIPAAGREGKASALPHAHPPHKAPRDPRPEALGRSVPARSPALGGAPGGVGADSSQPPPRAPPAAAPPDGRHRPPGPPRSLCAAPCSPRSPPVRLLLGTARLGSAQHARSSGERRPRPRSTRLCPALPRSGPESSAMEAVLIVLCSLLVSAAAADVGTQEKEEDPFNYDYQSLRIGGLVFAVVLFTVGILLILSRRCRCSFHQKPRAPGDEEAQGENLITSNATGAQKAENWFASQLPCFPLGAHSQSQTPVGRHAGAMGDEQAPEQGPDRFTYDYETIRHGGLIFAVVAFVIGLLIILSRRFHCGGKKKRRQGNEEDL; this is encoded by the exons ATGGCTctccagggcagcagcagcaggagcggAGCAGACACGGGCGTGCCAGCCGCCCAGCGGTGCCAGCATCCCGCCCGCACCTCCCACCCCATTCCCGCAGCGGGGAGAGAAGGCAAAGCCTCCGCCCTCCCTCACGCCCACCCCCCGCACAAAGCCCCGCGGGACCCCCGCCCCGAAGCTCTCGGCCGCTCCGTCCCCGCTCGCAGCCCGGCCCTCGGCGGGGCTCCCGGAGGGGTGGGGGCCGATTCTTCGCAGCCCCCGCCCCGGgctccccccgccgccgcccctccCGACGGCAGGCAccgcccgcccggcccgccccgctcGCTTTGTGCGGCTCCCTGCTCGCCGCGCTCGCCGCCCGTCCGGCTCCTGCTCGGCACCgcccggctcggctcggctcagCACGCCCGGAGCAGCGGGGAGcgccggccccggccccgctccaCCCGGCTCTGCCCTGCGCTGCCCCGCTCCGGCCCGGAGAGCTCAG CCATGGAGGCGGTGCTGATCGTCCTGTGCTCCCTGCTGGTGTCGGCAGCTGCGGCGGATG TGGGCACccaagagaaggaggaagaccCCTTTAACTATG ATTACCAAAGCCTGCGGATTGGTGGGCTGGTGTTTGCCGTGGTCCTGTTCACTGTTGGCATCCTTCTCATACTCA GCAGGAGGTGCAGGTGCAGTTTTCACCAGAAGCCCAG AGCTCCGGGGGATGAAGAGGCTCAGGGTGAGAACCTGATCACCTCAAATG CAACGGGAGCgcagaaagcagagaactg GTTTGCCTCCCAATTACCATGCTTTCCCCTGGGTGCCCACTCCCAGAGCCAGACGCCCGTTGGACGGCACGCCGGCGCGATGGGGGACG AGCAAGCACCCGAGCAGGGCCCGGACAGGTTCACCTACG ACTATGAGACCATCCGCCATGGGGGGCTGATCTTCGCCGTCGTGGCTTTTGTGATCGGGCTCCTCATCATCCTCA GCCGGCGGTTCCACTGCggagggaagaagaagaggag ACAAGGAAATGAGGAGGACCTGTAG
- the TMPRSS13 gene encoding transmembrane protease serine 13 isoform X1 translates to MEGKISPTTASPSSLHASTASSIFSIRPPQPRENVLGISFKPYSPDSIPAPVPCAACESTRSSMFRAPCMSQRRLALIFCVSVLIVLIVALILLFMFWRSQTGIVYKEPAETCKDNPVRCDGVVDCSQRSDELGCVRFSSDQSLLHVYSSAESQWLPVCSSTWDESFSRKTCRQLGFQNASQTEYIPLHISGKSLTVTDERDTIQQSLNSSQCLTGKFVSLRCTTCGQRISGRIIGGKETSVSKWPWQVSVQYGPVHICGGTIIDAQWVLTAAHCFFMNSMKILDDWKVYGGVSDLKQPMEGIPVSQVIINSNYSDDHDDYDIALMKLSRPLTLSAQVRPACLPMHGQRFQTGRSCFITGFGKTRENEALQKVCEKQQLAPSYSGGPRLALPDGSSCLADNTSPKLREAEVKLIDYKICNSDKVYEGYLTPRMMCAGYLQGGKDACQGDSGGPLVCEDNGRWYVAGVTSWGTGCGQKNKPGVYTRVTKLLGWIYSKMESENN, encoded by the exons ATGGAAGGGAAAATCTCTCCG ACCACGGCATCGCCCAGCTCCCTCCATGcctccacagccagcagcatcttcagcatCCGGCCCCCGCAGCCTCGGGAGAACGTCCTCGGCATCAGCTTCAAGCCCTACAGCCCCGATTCCATCCCGGCCCCGGTCCCGTGCGCAGCCTGTGAGAGCACAC GATCCTCCATGTTCAGAGCTCCCTGCATGAGCCAGCGGCGGCTCGCGCTCATCTTCTGCGTCTCCGTCCTCATCGTGCTGATCGTCGCCCTCATCCTGCTGT TTATGTTCTGGCGGTCGCAGACCGGCATCGTGTACAAGGAGCCCGCCGAGACCTGCAAGGACAACCCCGTGCGCTGTGACGGCGTGGTGGACTGCTCCCAGAGGAGCGACGAGCTGGGCTGCG tgcGGTTCAGCTCCGACCAGTCCTTGCTCCACGTTTACTCCAGCGCTGAGAGCCAGTGGCTGCCGGtgtgcagcagcacctgggACGAGTCCTTCTCTAGAAAGACCTGCCGGCAGCTGGGCTTCCAGAA CGCGTCGCAGACAGAATACATCCCCCTGCACATCTCTGGCAAGAGCCTCACGGTGACGGATGAGCGGGACACCATCCAGCAGAGCCTCAACAG ctcccagtgTCTGACAGGGAAATTCGTCTCCCTGCGGTGTACAA CTTGTGGGCAGAGGATTTCAGGCCGAATCATCGGAGGGAAGGAAACCTCGGTGAGCAAATGGCCCTGGCAGGTCAGCGTGCAGTACGGGCCTGTCCACATCTGCGGCGGCACCATCATCGATGCGCAGTGGGTGCTCACCGCCGCGCACTGCTTCTTCAT GAACAGCATGAAGATCCTCGATGACTGGAAGGTGTACGGCGGGGTGTCAGACCTCAAGCAGCCCATGGAGGGCATCCCCGTCTCCCAGGTCATCATCAACTCCAACTACAGCGATGACCATGATGACTATGACATTGCTCTCATGAAGCTCTCCCGACCGCTGACGCTCTCAG CTCAGGTTCgacctgcctgcctccccatgCACGGCCAGCGGTTCCAGACCGGCAGGTCCTGCTTCATCACCGGCTTTGGGAAGACCAGGGAGAACGAag ctctgcagaaggtgtgcgagaagcagcagcttgctcCCTCCTACAGCGGGGGGCCGAGGCTGGCCCTGCCCGACGGCTCCTCCTGCCTTGCAGATAACACCTCCCCAAAGCTGAGGGAGGCAGAAGTCAAACTCATCGACTACAAGATCTGCAACAGTGACAAGGTGTACGAGGGCTACCTGACCCCGCGCATGATGTGCGCTGGGTACCTGCAGGGGGGGAAGGATGCGTGCCAG GGGGACAGCGGGGGGCCCCTGGTGTGTGAGGACAACGGCCGCTGGTACGTGGCTGGCGTGACGAGCTGGGGGACAGGATGCGGCCAGAAGAACAAGCCTGGGGTTTACACGCGTGTGACGAAACTCCTTGGCTGGATCTACAGCAAAATGGAG AGCGAGAACAACTGA